The following proteins are co-located in the Vigna unguiculata cultivar IT97K-499-35 chromosome 9, ASM411807v1, whole genome shotgun sequence genome:
- the LOC114162917 gene encoding uncharacterized protein LOC114162917 isoform X1 yields MFPALCLSSPRATPPSESLGVSIESHANSKHIGVNYVFIGPLTTKYRPVIVKAAKEDRNTKPNSVICADCDGNGAVQCSQCKGNGVNSVDIFNGQFKAGDSCWLCGGRKEMLCGNCNGAGFVGGFLSTYDQ; encoded by the exons ATGTTTCCTGCCCTGTGCCTAAGTTCCCCAAGAGCTACACCACCATCAG AATCCTTAGGTGTTAGCATAGAAAGCCATGCAAATTCAAAGCATATTGGAGTCAATTATGTGTTTATTGGCCCTCTCACTACCAAATATCGCCCTGTCATTGTTAAG GCTGCAAAAGAAGACCGAAACACCAAACCGAATAGTGTGATTTGTGCTGACTGTGATGGGAATG GAGCAGTTCAATGCTCTCAATGCAAAGGCAATGGGGTGAACTCTGTTGATATTTTCAATGGACAGTTTAAAGCTGGTGACTCCTGTTGGCTTTGCGG AGGAAGGAAGGAGATGTTATGCGGAAATTGCAATGGTGCAGGCTTTGTTGGTGGCTTCTTGAGCACTTACGATCAGTAG
- the LOC114162917 gene encoding uncharacterized protein LOC114162917 isoform X2: MFPALCLSSPRATPPSGVSIESHANSKHIGVNYVFIGPLTTKYRPVIVKAAKEDRNTKPNSVICADCDGNGAVQCSQCKGNGVNSVDIFNGQFKAGDSCWLCGGRKEMLCGNCNGAGFVGGFLSTYDQ, from the exons ATGTTTCCTGCCCTGTGCCTAAGTTCCCCAAGAGCTACACCACCATCAG GTGTTAGCATAGAAAGCCATGCAAATTCAAAGCATATTGGAGTCAATTATGTGTTTATTGGCCCTCTCACTACCAAATATCGCCCTGTCATTGTTAAG GCTGCAAAAGAAGACCGAAACACCAAACCGAATAGTGTGATTTGTGCTGACTGTGATGGGAATG GAGCAGTTCAATGCTCTCAATGCAAAGGCAATGGGGTGAACTCTGTTGATATTTTCAATGGACAGTTTAAAGCTGGTGACTCCTGTTGGCTTTGCGG AGGAAGGAAGGAGATGTTATGCGGAAATTGCAATGGTGCAGGCTTTGTTGGTGGCTTCTTGAGCACTTACGATCAGTAG